The following is a genomic window from Candidatus Aminicenantes bacterium.
GAGGGTTCAGCTTCCCCCTCCCCACCCAGGTCGAGGGCACGAACGCCAGAGGGCTGGAGTTCAGCGAAGGCACCGTCCTGACGTTTATCAACCACCAGGGATCGACCTTCAGCCTTAAAAGCCCGGTGGCCATCGGGGCCCGCCTGAAGCTGGTCATCGACCTGCCGGAGAAGCTGGCCGAAGATAAGAGCCTCAAGCTCGCAATCAAGGGCCGGGTGGTCATGGTCGAAATGAAGCGGAATCCGGCCGCCGGCCAAAAAGTGACCGTTCACTTTGACAGCCGCTACATCATCAAGCCGGATGCCTGAGGACCGCATGGACAAACGCGAACGAGCCTTCGAGCTCGATCTGCCGACCGTAGTCAGAGGCCGCGACGCCAGGGCGGAGGACTTCGTCGAGCCGGCCCGTTTGGCCTCGGTCAGCGCCGAGGAAGCCCGGTTATGGCTGAAATCGGCGGTGGAGCCGGGAGCCAAGCTCCTGTTCTCCATGGCCGTGCCGAGGACGACGTTCCTGGGCTCGTCGTTCCGCCTGTCCCTCTCGGGCACCGTCCTGGACATCCATCCGTGCCCCTCGGCGGGCCGTCCCGAGCGGCTCGTCAGCCTGCGGCTCAATCCCGGCTTTCGCGTCACCCCCAACACCGCCTGAGGCGGCGTTTCGCCCCTTCTCTCACCGGTTCGATACATTTGCGGCGCCGAATCCCAGTTTTCAAATCGGGTTTATAAGCGCCGCTCAGCATTAACCCCATAAGTACCCCGGACTCGGCTTCCGCCCCGGCGGTTCGACGACGGGGTTGCAGTCCTCCCTCGCGAAGCGAATGAGGACGGGCCGAAGCCCGGGGTATCGAGCGGGTTTATTGACACGCCCGGGGTGTTCGAATACGATACAGTCAGATGATCGAACTCCCATGAAGGGGCCTGTATGAACAAAAAGAAACCCACTCCCGCCGTCGCGGCCGCCAGCGTCAAGGTTTTGGTTTATTGCCCCTCCGACCTGATTCTGTCCGGAATCCTCAAGGCCATCGAGGCCGATCCCGAGATCGAAGTCGTCAACGTCGAAAAGACGACTATCGATTCGCTCATGCAGACGCTCCGCCTGCTCAAGCCGAATGTCGTCCTCTTCGCCAGTATCGAAACCCTGCCCAATATGCGCGAGATCTGCAAGGCCATCCGGGAGGCCTCCAAGGACCCAATCAAAACCCAGATGCTCATCCTGGGCAACATCCCGTCGCACGAGGAGATCGTCGGCCTCATCAACGTCGGGGCCCGGGGCTATTTCGACCTCAACGATCAGGCCCATCAGTTGCCCGAGGCCATCCGGGTGATCGCCCGGGGCGAGATCTGGCTGCCGCGGGACAAGATGAGCAGCATCATGGACCGCATCATCGCCGTCGTCGGCCGCGACATGAAGGAAAAGACCCTCGACCAGCTCACTCCGACCGAGTTCCAGGTGCTGAAGCTCATCGGCCAGGGCCGGAGCAACGACGAGATCGCGGCAACCCTGTTCATCAGCAAAAACACCGTCCGCTCCCATATCAAGAGCATCTACGCCAAGCTGGACACCCACAGCCGCCTTCAGT
Proteins encoded in this region:
- a CDS encoding PilZ domain-containing protein; its protein translation is MMKKWPADEASDLTEGERGFSFPLPTQVEGTNARGLEFSEGTVLTFINHQGSTFSLKSPVAIGARLKLVIDLPEKLAEDKSLKLAIKGRVVMVEMKRNPAAGQKVTVHFDSRYIIKPDA
- a CDS encoding response regulator transcription factor produces the protein MNKKKPTPAVAAASVKVLVYCPSDLILSGILKAIEADPEIEVVNVEKTTIDSLMQTLRLLKPNVVLFASIETLPNMREICKAIREASKDPIKTQMLILGNIPSHEEIVGLINVGARGYFDLNDQAHQLPEAIRVIARGEIWLPRDKMSSIMDRIIAVVGRDMKEKTLDQLTPTEFQVLKLIGQGRSNDEIAATLFISKNTVRSHIKSIYAKLDTHSRLQLALYAINSALF